In Mycoplasma sp. OR1901, the genomic window AATGGAAGTTGAAAACGAAACATTTACTAGCTTTATGTTAAATCCTGAGGTGATTAATGTTGTTTTTGATGGTAGGGATTATTTAAACACTAGTCCAAAAGATTTCATTACAGAATCACAAAAAAGTGCTTTCAATGATGCTGAAGAATTCTTAGATTTTGCAGTTATTGAAATTGATTTTTCAAAAGTTGATTTCAATAAAATGTTTGCACAAGGTTCTAAATCTTTAGAATTTGAAAAAGAGAAATCAAAAGAAAATTTTGCGGCATGAGTAACTAACAATTATGCAAAATGAGAAGATAAAGATAAAGCTAAATTTAAATCAGAATCATATCTTAAAAACTATAAAAAAATTGAATTTCCACTTGCTACAAAAGGTCAATACGATTGAAGCAAACTAGATCAAATTTTTGCTTTAGGATTCCCTAAATCAATTAGTAAAGGTTTTTATGATTATTTCTTTAAACCTTATATAGATGATGATCAAAAAGAACGTGGTGAATGAAGTCACTCGCTTTGAACTAATGCTGATCATAAATTTTATGATATTCAAGTTACTGAAGATGGACCACAAGGTGATATCGATTTAATTAATAGAGGTAATTTCTTATCATATAACATTGGATTTAGATCATTTGCTTATAAACCAGGTTTAACAGATGCTTTCTTAGCTGCACCACTTGTTGGTGAAAATCCTGATCCTATTAAAAATATGTATGTATCAACTCAAGATGATAAAAAATACATTAATTATGGTTTAGAATATTTACCACGTTGATTTACTCCAGGATTCGGAGCTAGTGGTTCAAGTTTAAGAACACAAAATAATGAAATTGTTGCTATTTACCATGCTACAAACCCAGGTTCAAATACCGGTTTAGCTGCTGCATTTAGATCTGAAGGTTTTGATTATAATGGTATGTTTGGTAATTATAAATTACCACAATATGACTTAATTTATGGTGGTGGAAAAGAACAAAAAAATTCATATCGCCAAGCTATGTTGAAATTAAATGAAAATAACCCAAATGCAAAAACTTATTTATTCCCTGAAGGTTTCAATAAAATTCCTAAAGAATTCGAATTTAAAGAAACTGATGGTTATATAAAGTTTGCGGACCAAACTAAACAAGAGAAAGGAAAAAATGAATAATACTACATTTGAAAATAAACGAATTTATTCTGATTATAAATCACATTTAACTTCAAATTCAAGAAGTAGATTGATTTTAACTTATAAATTTATTTTAATTTTATTTTTTCTGGTAAGTATTTTGGCAATGTTTTTTATGATAAAAAAATCATTGTTTCCAGAAGTTTATATAGATGATTGAAGAAACTTATTTAAGTTTGACGATCAATATAGAGAACAAAATGCAGTTATATTAGTACGTTTTAGTACGTTAATGTTTGTGTTTTTATTTTCGATATTTAAAAACTACAAAAATATTAGTACACAAAAAGAAAAAATGAAGCATTATGTATTCTTTTATGTTGCTTATTTATTATTATCAATAGCTTCTGTTGTTTTAATGTTTACTTACACATATTGAAACAACTACATTGAATTAGAAAGTGGTGAAGTAGTTACACAAATAGTTCCATATGAGTGAAATCAAATTTTATCACTTACACTAATACTAATTCCGTTATTATTAATTAATGTAGCTTTTGAGGTTTACAATTATATTTATAAAAGAAAATCAGAGCCTTTATTATATTCATCAGTAACAAGCTTTGTAATTCAAATTGTTTCACAATTCTTACTTGTACTTGCAGTAATTATAATTGCTCAATTATGAGCTAATCCAACTCTAATTGAAGCTGGCACACAAGAGGTTACACTTGAAAGCGGCGAAGTAGAAGTTAAAACAATAACTAAACCAGTGTTTATGTTCCAAGACAACGCAACATGAACACAAATCGAAACATTATTCACAACAAAAAAACCATTAAACTTATTTATTATTATTATATTATTTGTTGTGTTTGGTTTTCTAATTTTAGGTTCAAACATTAGAAGTTTATCTAAATTATCAGAAAAGAATTTATTATCACGTAACAATAAAGATAAATTTATTTTATCTATAACATTATTCTTATCAATGTTAATTTATTTAGTGTATGTTGCTATAACAACAGATATTAATCAAGTTTTCAATGTTATCGGAGATAAAAATGTTTATGATCTTGCTTACCTATCAATAATTGGTATTGCTTTAGTGATAACTATTATTTACTTTGTTATTTTAAGTTCTAGAAAAAATAAATTTAAGAGTTACATAACAAATACAATTATCTTATCTATTACACAAACATTATTATGAACTTTACTTGTAATTTCATCTGCATTACTTAGTGATAAAACAGATTGAAATATCTACAATATAATTGTTATATCAACACTATCTATAGCAATTTATATTCATTATTTACTAAAAAATAAAACACTATCAAAAATGACATCAACATTAATCTTTGTTTCAATATTTGTTCAAACAATCTTAATGTTTATATTCGGATTAAATCAAATTTTACTTTCAAATGAGAATTTTGTTTTAATCTCTGTTCCAACATTTTTACCATTATTCAAATTAATGTCAATATTTAACTTTGTTATTGTTTTCGCTTTTCTAATGTATATTGTGATTTATTCAATGTATACATTAACAAAAATTGAAAAAGATAAGAAAAAAGAAAGGGTTTCTAAATATGTGAAAAAATAAGAAAAAACAAACACAAGAAGAAAAACAACTTTTTGATCTATATTCTAATTACAAAGAAAAAGTTAATAGTCCTAAATACTTATCAAACAAAAAAATTATGGCAACTGTGCTTTTAAAAAATAATTTAGGTTTTAACTCGAAAGAATATAAAGAATTTAGTAATAATTTAGATTTAGCTATAAAAAATAAACACGATATTATTTTTAAAGATTTTGTTATTAATTTTAATCTTAATCTTAAATTTAGTTCTAACGTTTTAGTGCCTAATATTGTTAATAAAGAATCATCAAATGATTATTCACTAAATTTAACAAAAAGTAGTAATCCTGTTGTTCAAAGGTTATATGATTTATTAAATTCAGAAATTGATTCACTTTTAAAAAATGGATTTGTTTTAGAAATTTTACCAAACACAGCTTTCTTTTTAGATGCCAACTCACAGCAACTTAAAGTTTTCTTTGATAAAAAAATTGTAGTAGAGATTTAAAATGCATTTAAAAGATATAATACAAAAGAAAAATAATCTTGAACATATTAAATTAAAGGTCAATAATGATAAAAATATTCTTTTAATTAATATTATGAAATTGACCAAAACATTAAGTTTTTATGTTGAAAATTCTGTTTTAAATATAGAACTTATTGAAGCTTTAAAAAATAAATATAATATTAAAAACGGATTTATAGAAAATGTTTCTTTAGTTAAAAATAATAAATTTTTAAAATCAATTAAATCAAAACTTATCAAAGAAAAAGAACTTTATATATATTTAACAGAAGAACAAAAATATGGTACAGATTCATACTCACGGTATGAAAAAAATATTTTAGAAAATATTAAACAAAAAGATGCGGACTTTATCACAATTGGTAACCGTGCCTTACAATTTGCTAATAACAATAAATTAAATATAATCAAATCATTTGAAAATTCTTCAGTTGATAAACTTGCGAAGACTCTTACTCAAATAACAAAAATTTTATTTATTGATAATAATTATTCAAGAGTTCATTTTGTAATTAACTCAAATAAGAACTTCAAAAAACCATTTACAATTTTACCTTTAGAGAATTTTGATATCGATAAAATTTTAGGAGTTAAAA contains:
- a CDS encoding MSC_0624 family F1-like ATPase-associated membrane protein, which encodes MNNTTFENKRIYSDYKSHLTSNSRSRLILTYKFILILFFLVSILAMFFMIKKSLFPEVYIDDWRNLFKFDDQYREQNAVILVRFSTLMFVFLFSIFKNYKNISTQKEKMKHYVFFYVAYLLLSIASVVLMFTYTYWNNYIELESGEVVTQIVPYEWNQILSLTLILIPLLLINVAFEVYNYIYKRKSEPLLYSSVTSFVIQIVSQFLLVLAVIIIAQLWANPTLIEAGTQEVTLESGEVEVKTITKPVFMFQDNATWTQIETLFTTKKPLNLFIIIILFVVFGFLILGSNIRSLSKLSEKNLLSRNNKDKFILSITLFLSMLIYLVYVAITTDINQVFNVIGDKNVYDLAYLSIIGIALVITIIYFVILSSRKNKFKSYITNTIILSITQTLLWTLLVISSALLSDKTDWNIYNIIVISTLSIAIYIHYLLKNKTLSKMTSTLIFVSIFVQTILMFIFGLNQILLSNENFVLISVPTFLPLFKLMSIFNFVIVFAFLMYIVIYSMYTLTKIEKDKKKERVSKYVKK
- a CDS encoding MSC_0622 family F1-like ATPase gamma subunit; translated protein: MHLKDIIQKKNNLEHIKLKVNNDKNILLINIMKLTKTLSFYVENSVLNIELIEALKNKYNIKNGFIENVSLVKNNKFLKSIKSKLIKEKELYIYLTEEQKYGTDSYSRYEKNILENIKQKDADFITIGNRALQFANNNKLNIIKSFENSSVDKLAKTLTQITKILFIDNNYSRVHFVINSNKNFKKPFTILPLENFDIDKILGVKNKNRFDETIKDYKIFPNIEIFIENEINIFLENSINALITESSFYSAKNALVSTNQKSKQLDDELLKVSKRINRVKQEKQIEEIILLTKKKKTVFEDGGIDEF
- a CDS encoding DUF2714 domain-containing protein — translated: MWKNKKKQTQEEKQLFDLYSNYKEKVNSPKYLSNKKIMATVLLKNNLGFNSKEYKEFSNNLDLAIKNKHDIIFKDFVINFNLNLKFSSNVLVPNIVNKESSNDYSLNLTKSSNPVVQRLYDLLNSEIDSLLKNGFVLEILPNTAFFLDANSQQLKVFFDKKIVVEI